One window from the genome of Marinobacter sp. LV10R510-11A encodes:
- a CDS encoding pyridoxal-phosphate dependent enzyme, with protein MTLHIETPLVESRAMSAITGRSVWLKLDALQPPGSFKIRGIGYACETYIARGARRFVSSSGGNAGLAVAYAGRRLGVPVTVVVPETTTERAKALLHLENAKVIVHGASWQEANAFAQSLIGESDAFLHPFDDPLLWQGHATLIDEVFRFGLKPDAVILSVGGGGLMSGVVEGLHRNGWNDVPVFAVETTGAASFHAAVKAGHTIELEQITSIATSLGAKRVCEKAFQWSKNHPIQSVVVSDQSALTACERFLDDHRILVEPACGASLAVAYENAPELKDFSNILVVVCGGATSTIDQIRKWGRG; from the coding sequence ATGACACTACACATTGAAACTCCGCTTGTTGAATCCCGTGCAATGAGCGCCATCACAGGGCGTTCGGTGTGGCTTAAACTTGACGCACTGCAACCACCTGGTTCGTTTAAGATCCGGGGCATCGGTTATGCGTGTGAGACCTATATCGCTCGGGGTGCCCGTAGGTTCGTTTCCTCCTCTGGAGGAAACGCTGGCCTGGCTGTCGCGTACGCTGGTCGTCGTCTAGGTGTTCCGGTTACGGTTGTGGTGCCTGAAACTACCACTGAAAGAGCTAAAGCGCTCCTGCATCTGGAGAATGCGAAGGTCATCGTGCATGGCGCTTCTTGGCAAGAAGCCAACGCTTTTGCGCAATCGTTGATCGGTGAATCGGATGCATTTCTCCATCCCTTTGATGACCCACTGCTTTGGCAAGGCCACGCCACATTAATTGACGAAGTTTTTCGCTTCGGCCTTAAACCCGACGCTGTCATACTCTCCGTTGGAGGCGGTGGGCTTATGTCAGGCGTCGTTGAAGGGCTACATCGAAATGGATGGAATGATGTTCCTGTTTTTGCCGTAGAAACTACGGGTGCTGCATCATTTCATGCAGCCGTAAAAGCGGGTCATACCATTGAGCTGGAGCAGATAACAAGCATCGCCACCTCGCTTGGTGCCAAGCGTGTTTGCGAGAAAGCTTTTCAGTGGTCTAAAAACCATCCGATCCAGAGCGTCGTGGTCTCAGATCAAAGTGCACTGACTGCTTGCGAACGTTTTCTTGACGACCATCGCATATTGGTAGAACCAGCCTGTGGTGCGAGCCTAGCAGTAGCGTATGAAAATGCACCAGAACTCAAAGATTTTAGTAATATTTTGGTAGTTGTATGTGGCGGAGCTACTTCTACAATCGATCAGATCAGGAAATGGGGAAGAGGGTAA
- the tehB gene encoding tellurite resistance methyltransferase TehB has translation MTVDLNSRYGLNPAHSEVVEACQIIEPCDTLDMGCSNGRNAVYLGQLGFNVTAIDANPSAINMLENIINEEGMTNIKAEVYDINHASLGVNYGFIACTVTLMFLGPARVDAVIANIQERTLPGGYNLIVCAMSTEQYPCPVSFPFTLNAGQLREDYEGWELIKYNEDVGTMHNGAQLQFATMLARKPSQLN, from the coding sequence ATGACAGTTGATCTCAATAGCCGTTACGGCTTAAATCCTGCGCATAGTGAAGTGGTAGAGGCCTGCCAAATTATTGAGCCGTGCGATACGTTAGATATGGGTTGTTCGAACGGGCGTAATGCTGTGTACCTCGGCCAGCTCGGATTCAACGTTACCGCGATAGACGCTAATCCCAGTGCCATTAATATGCTGGAAAACATTATTAATGAAGAGGGGATGACAAATATCAAGGCCGAAGTGTACGACATTAATCATGCGAGCCTTGGTGTGAATTATGGCTTTATTGCCTGCACGGTAACCCTAATGTTTCTTGGCCCAGCTCGTGTTGATGCTGTTATTGCCAACATACAAGAGCGTACTTTACCTGGTGGCTATAACCTGATTGTTTGCGCCATGAGTACTGAGCAATACCCTTGCCCAGTTAGTTTTCCATTTACCTTAAACGCAGGGCAGTTGCGTGAAGATTATGAGGGTTGGGAACTGATTAAGTACAACGAAGACGTAGGTACGATGCATAACGGCGCGCAATTACAATTTGCGACCATGTTGGCGCGGAAGCCCAGCCAGTTAAATTAA
- a CDS encoding glutathione S-transferase produces MTSSLHRLYSFRRCPYAMRARLGLLFAELQVELREIILKNKPAQMLAISPKGTVPVLQLFDGVVIEESREIMVWALEQQDPQGLLDAKVLHQAYALIEQNDNEFKHWLDRYKYADRHLEMTQSEYRQRGEAFLQVLEDLLTKSPFLLADSATIADIGIVPFVRQFAHVDRDVFYTLPYPNLQQWLKHWLEHSFFLKAMTKFQPWQEGDDVVVFPS; encoded by the coding sequence ATGACTTCTTCACTTCATCGTCTGTACTCTTTTCGTCGCTGTCCCTATGCCATGCGCGCCCGTCTCGGCCTTTTGTTTGCCGAGTTGCAGGTGGAGCTGCGGGAGATAATCCTGAAAAACAAACCAGCCCAAATGCTAGCGATTAGCCCGAAAGGCACCGTGCCTGTTTTGCAACTTTTTGATGGTGTTGTGATTGAAGAGAGCCGGGAGATAATGGTGTGGGCGCTTGAGCAACAAGATCCGCAAGGGCTGTTGGATGCAAAGGTTTTGCATCAGGCCTATGCTCTGATCGAGCAAAACGACAACGAATTTAAACATTGGCTGGATCGCTATAAATACGCCGACCGTCATCTCGAAATGACCCAGTCAGAGTATCGGCAACGGGGTGAAGCCTTTTTACAGGTTTTAGAGGACTTGCTGACCAAAAGCCCTTTCCTACTGGCGGATAGCGCAACCATTGCCGATATTGGCATCGTGCCGTTTGTACGCCAATTCGCCCATGTGGATCGCGATGTGTTTTACACCCTACCTTACCCGAACCTGCAGCAGTGGCTAAAACACTGGTTGGAGCACTCATTCTTTCTGAAAGCCATGACCAAGTTTCAGCCTTGGCAAGAGGGGGATGACGTGGTGGTTTTTCCTTCTTAG
- a CDS encoding antibiotic biosynthesis monooxygenase family protein — protein sequence MSGIAKTPSPPYYAVIFSSTRTEGDHGYGAMADRMLELAAQQEGFLGIESAREDVGITVSYWVSEESIKSWKQNAEHLEAQRLGHKAWYSEFKVRVAKVERAYGI from the coding sequence ATGTCAGGGATCGCTAAAACTCCAAGTCCTCCATATTACGCAGTGATTTTCAGCTCAACTCGCACTGAAGGTGATCATGGCTACGGTGCAATGGCTGACAGAATGCTGGAGCTGGCTGCACAACAAGAAGGGTTTCTTGGTATAGAGTCAGCCCGCGAGGATGTCGGTATTACTGTCTCGTACTGGGTCAGCGAGGAATCCATCAAAAGTTGGAAGCAAAACGCAGAGCATCTTGAAGCCCAGCGCCTTGGACATAAAGCCTGGTACTCTGAATTCAAAGTCCGGGTTGCAAAGGTTGAGCGGGCTTATGGCATTTAA
- a CDS encoding reverse transcriptase domain-containing protein, translating into MTDLNTRTPSGDDVIQRMDMKPAFSEDLLGQALQPENLQAAWKRVRANKGAAGIDGMTVDEFPSWARCGRWKEVVEELETGLYYPFPVRRVEIDKPDGGKRQLGIPTVTDRVIQQAIAQILTPIFDPDFSNNSFGFRPNRNGQQAVKQVQGIIKTGRRFSVDVDLSKFFDRVNHDLLMTYLGYKVKDKRLLKLIKRYLRAGVIDNQLYSESHEGVPQGALCEALHNPPYVK; encoded by the coding sequence ATGACAGACTTGAACACACGAACACCGTCCGGTGATGACGTGATTCAGCGTATGGATATGAAGCCAGCCTTTAGCGAAGATCTACTCGGACAAGCGTTGCAACCTGAAAACCTTCAGGCGGCATGGAAACGCGTTCGAGCCAATAAAGGGGCGGCTGGCATCGACGGGATGACCGTTGATGAGTTCCCCTCTTGGGCAAGGTGTGGCCGTTGGAAAGAGGTCGTTGAGGAACTGGAAACAGGTCTCTATTATCCCTTTCCGGTCAGACGTGTTGAAATAGATAAACCTGATGGCGGCAAACGCCAATTAGGGATACCCACGGTCACTGATCGTGTTATTCAGCAAGCCATTGCCCAAATACTAACTCCCATCTTCGATCCAGACTTCTCGAACAATAGCTTCGGGTTCCGTCCAAATCGTAATGGGCAGCAAGCGGTTAAGCAGGTTCAAGGCATCATCAAAACGGGTCGCCGTTTTTCTGTTGATGTTGATCTGTCTAAGTTCTTTGATCGAGTTAACCATGATTTACTGATGACGTACCTTGGCTACAAAGTGAAGGATAAACGGCTTCTTAAATTGATTAAGCGTTATCTCCGAGCTGGGGTTATCGATAACCAGCTCTATAGTGAAAGTCATGAGGGTGTTCCTCAAGGCGCATTATGTGAAGCTTTACATAACCCACCTTATGTGAAGTAA
- a CDS encoding group II intron maturase-specific domain-containing protein encodes MNNFKQQVRKLTNRNWGVSMRYQLFKLSQYLRGWINYFGIAKGYQLCVDLDQWIRRRVRMAYWRQWRKPRTKVRNLMRRGVHVQSAVVCGITSKGPWRSAKTPGINQALSLKYLKSEGFYSLRDGWIKLHYPK; translated from the coding sequence TTGAATAATTTCAAACAACAAGTTCGGAAACTAACGAATCGCAACTGGGGTGTATCAATGCGATACCAACTCTTCAAGCTGAGCCAGTACTTACGTGGCTGGATCAATTATTTTGGTATCGCCAAAGGCTATCAACTCTGTGTCGATCTAGATCAATGGATTCGGCGCAGGGTCAGAATGGCTTACTGGCGACAGTGGCGCAAGCCACGAACCAAGGTAAGAAACTTGATGAGACGAGGTGTGCATGTGCAGTCAGCAGTTGTGTGTGGCATTACCAGCAAAGGGCCATGGCGTAGCGCTAAAACTCCAGGGATCAATCAAGCATTATCTTTAAAGTATTTGAAATCTGAGGGGTTTTATTCGTTGCGTGATGGTTGGATCAAGCTTCACTATCCTAAGTGA